A genome region from Anastrepha obliqua isolate idAnaObli1 chromosome 4, idAnaObli1_1.0, whole genome shotgun sequence includes the following:
- the LOC129244827 gene encoding uncharacterized protein LOC129244827, translating into MNMDYRTICWLIIMKFAFAHQDLSPSAKRQQALYIHSLLYYPAHQHLRAQKAASSKPNSSITELPTSVTSTNTTTAPPISSFHVVSNSKHNSSTAYDSNKQASENITSNLTVHTLEVSTDNTIYTPVEFPHELLEIARSKLGLKTLDEVPSISELAEFLGTVNTEETLKYIRRLTSTEEGVTLIKKYLESADFTNRTEETRRRHQQQETNVKSALVESKKAKSNLLQRVAAYFHIYNLWPQKDGETDEADIRKQVQQQLTKYIKPQLEYRKRMQVTAAHKAGSYAAATPHQIPLLVRNPLPYHYPIPLRPLLSARLPQNNNVTDNTLSQSAAFSPVHLNTPRFYLPSHIQLARATNIPPQQLQTLLQSKPKLAELAAKVSHLPLTNDRSALIDAQLLAAVKRAVEQDDDLRKLLQTTAETLK; encoded by the exons ATGAACATGGATTATAga ACCATTTGCTGGTTGATTATCATGAAGTTTGCCTTCGCACATCAGGATTTATCACCATCGGCGAAACGTCAACAAGCGCTTTATATCCATTCATTGCTATACTATCCAGCGCATCAGCACTTAAGGGCACAGAAAGCGGCATCGAGCAAGCCGAATAGCAGCATCACGGAATTGCCAACGAGTGTAACGTCTACAAATACCACGACCGCACCACCGATAAGCAGTTTCCACGTAGTTTCCAACAGCAAACATAACTCCAGCACGGCCTATGATTCCAACAAGCAAGCCAGCGAAAACATCACATCTAATTTAACGGTACATACGCTTGAAGTTTCTACGGACAACACAATTTACACACCTGTTGAGTTTCCACATGAGTTGCTAGAGATTGCGCGCTCAAAGCTCGGCCTCAAGACACTCGATGAAGTGCCTAGCATAAGTGAGTTGGCTGAATTTCTCGGGACTGTTAATACAGAGGAAACCCTCAAATATATACGCCGATTGACGAGCACAGAGGAAGGTGTCACGCTGATAAAAAAATACCTCGAGTCGGCAGACTTCACCAATCGCACCGAGGAAACACGTCGACGCCATCAACAACAGGAAACGAACGTAAAATCGGCGCTTGTAGAGTCCAAAAAAGCGAAAAGCAATCTGCTGCAGCGTGTGGCTGCATATTTTCACATTTACAACCTATGGCCCCAGAAAGATGGAGAAACTGATGAAGCTGACATACGCAAGCAGGTGCAACAACAGCTAACTAAGTATATTAAACCACAATTGGAGTATAGAAAACGTATGCAAGTGACAGCCGCTCATAAAGCAGGTAGTTACGCTGCAGCTACACCGCATCAAATACCGTTACTAGTGCGCAATCCGTTGCCCTATCACTATCCTATACCTTTGCGTCCCCTTCTGAGCGCGCGTCTGCCACAAAATAACAATGTCACAGACAATACACTGTCACAGTCAGCCGCCTTCTCACCAGTCCATTTGAACACGCCGAGATTCTATCTGCCGTCGCATATACAACTAGCGCGCGCTACCAATATACCACCACAACAATTGCAAACGCTGCTGCAAAGCAAACCCAAGCTTGCTGAATTGGCCGCCAAGGTGAGCCATTTGCCGCTGACCAACGATCGCTCGGCACTCATTGATGCACAGCTGCTGGCGGCGGTGAAACGTGCTGTGGAGCAGGATGATGACTTGCGCAAACTGCTACAGACAACCGCAGAAACACTTAAGTAG
- the LOC129244828 gene encoding grpE protein homolog, mitochondrial codes for MSTRTISLLARTNRYVTAWKNRNVLATSPALRYYSENSAQKPQQSDSDGSSGQLENAAAEATKKLTQEIEALSKEVNELKEKNEELVDKYKRSLADSENLRTRLTKQIADAKVFGIQSFCKDLLEVADTLGHATEAVPKDQINSSNPHLKSLYEGLVMTKASLLQVFKRHGLEPINPINEKFNPNMHEALFEKDEPDVEPSTVVVVTKLGYKLHERCIRPALVGVSKS; via the exons ATGTCAACGAGAACAATTTCGCTGCTGGCGCGCACAAATCGTTATGTGACTGCATGGAAGAACCGAAACGTGTTGGCGACAAG TCCAGCCTTGCGCTACTATTCGGAAAACTCGGCACAAAAACCGCAACAATCGGATTCAGACGGCTCCAGTGGGCAGTTGGAAAATGCTGCCGCCGAGGCGACAAAGAAGCTTACACAGGAAATTGAGGCGCTTTCAAAGGAGGTGAATgaattgaaggaaaaaaatgaagaaTTAGTAGACAAGTACAAACGTTCATTGGCAGACAGCGAAAATCTACGCACACGTCTCACCAAACAGATAGCTGATGCAAAAGTTTTCGGCATACAGAGCTTTTGCAAAGATCTGCTTGAGGTGGCCGACACATTGGGACATGCCACCGAAGCAGTGCCGAAAGATCAG ATCAACAGTAGTAATCCACATTTGAAAAGTCTGTACGAAGGTCTGGTGATGACCAAAGCCTCACTGCTGCAGGTTTTCAAGCGTCATGGTCTGGAGCCAATCAATCCAATCAACGAGAAATTTAATCCAAATATGCATGAGGCCTTATTTGAAAAG GATGAACCTGATGTCGAACCCAGTACCGTCGTTGTGGTCACCAAATTGGGTTACAAATTGCATGAACGTTGTATACGGCCTGCGCTTGTTGGTGTTTCGAAGTCATGA